In Aegilops tauschii subsp. strangulata cultivar AL8/78 chromosome 3, Aet v6.0, whole genome shotgun sequence, one genomic interval encodes:
- the LOC109753883 gene encoding uncharacterized protein produces the protein MHLLLRTREQLQDSIRYNSITDADDMGFIVPGTSVLLPCDGGSSYRNNHDEPLSLPPVLALSSSWPSCQGYVCKPRGWDAHTRRSPSSPPSLALLPNSTARSQSSSTHDHPPRSSAYLIHDLCFTWYCMMCYGSIGICLQPPSDLDIE, from the exons ATGCATTTGCTACTACGAACAAGAGAACAACTG CAGGATTCAATTCGGTACAACAGCATCACCGATGCAGACGACATGGGGTTCATCGTGCCAGGCACCTCAGTGTTGCTTCCATGCGACGGCGGCAGCAGCTACAGAAACAACCACGATGAACCCCTCTCCTTGCCTCCAGTGCTTGCTCTCAGCTCGTCGTGGCCATCCTGCCAAGGCTATGTCTG CAAACCCAGAGGCTGGGATGCACACACCCGAAGGTCACCCTCATCACCTCCTTCCCTTGCCCTGCTCCCCAATTCGACGGCAAGGTCGCAGAGTAGCAGCACCCACGACCACCCTCCTCGGTCCTCCGCATATCTCATACATGATTTATGCTTTACGTGGTATTGTATGATGTGCTATGGAAGTATAGGAATTTGTTTGCAGCCCCCTTCAGATCTAG ATATTGAATGA